The following nucleotide sequence is from Fibrobacter sp. UWB13.
ATGAGTTTCTGTTCCCAATACGATTTGTACGAGAAAGCGTTGTACTCAGCCTCCACCACTATATTCCATGACCATTTTTTCCCGACATACCCCCAAGCCGTCTTGAAATCGGGTTGCGGCATCACGGTATATTCGTCTTCGTTGTTTATTCCATAGACGAGCCCGATATCCAGCCAAATGTTTCCAAAAAATCCGTTTTCAAGTACCCAAGTATACGTGTATCCGACATTCCCCCATATGGACGACAGAACACGTTCACCCTCATAAAAAGTCAATAGGCTATCGGGATCTTCGACTATATTGCCCTGAAAACGCCCACCAAAGACCCAGCTACCCGCCGAATGCTTTTGCCGCCGATCCAAAAAGTACGCGCTACGAGGCGAGAACTTGTCCTTCGAAGTCAACATCCAAAGTGCCGAAACGTACATTTCGAAGAAATTAAGATCACTAAACCGACGGACCTTTTTCCCCTCTTGCTCCGTCTTTACCGAAAAACCGGAATAATAAGAAAGCCAAATTTCAATCCAGAATTTTCCAGGGAATAAATCCAGTCCCGTTTCAAAGGCGTCAATTTTCGAACTTTCTTCATCGGACCCCAAGAAGAGACTCATCGTGAAATCCCACGAGATATCCCACGAAACTCCAAACAACGTAAAAAGGTCATCGTAGGCAAATCCAAGTCCCAAAGATACCGGTGAATTGGACACAAGAGCTTCATTGCCATAAGCCGTATTCCAGACGCTCCAAAGAGTGTAGTCGCACAAAAAGCGCAGCGAAAATTTTTCATCAAACTTCTGCACCCATACAGAATCGTTTTTCGCAACAGTCCCATCCCCAATTTTCACAGTCATTTCCGAAGCCAATACGTGGCCAACAAAAAAAAGTACGAGCAAAAATATCTTAGGACAACGAGCCATCTTACAATCCTTCTTATCCGGCAAAGATAGCAT
It contains:
- a CDS encoding DUF4421 family protein, producing MTVKIGDGTVAKNDSVWVQKFDEKFSLRFLCDYTLWSVWNTAYGNEALVSNSPVSLGLGFAYDDLFTLFGVSWDISWDFTMSLFLGSDEESSKIDAFETGLDLFPGKFWIEIWLSYYSGFSVKTEQEGKKVRRFSDLNFFEMYVSALWMLTSKDKFSPRSAYFLDRRQKHSAGSWVFGGRFQGNIVEDPDSLLTFYEGERVLSSIWGNVGYTYTWVLENGFFGNIWLDIGLVYGINNEDEYTVMPQPDFKTAWGYVGKKWSWNIVVEAEYNAFSYKSYWEQKLIVKGGILVVRRF